GCGCGTCCGCGTCCAGGGGCTTCGGATTCTCCACCGGGACCTCCGACGGCATCAGCGGACGCCCCGGCGCCTTCAAGGCGATGAGCCGCCAGCGGCCCGGTCCGGCCTGCGGCGCGCCATCCAGGTTCGAGCGCACGAGCCGCACCTCCGACGGGAAGTCCTCGCGGACGAAGCCCACGTCGGAGTCCACGCGGCCCTCCACCGACACGAAGCCCAGGCGGAAGGCCCGGCTCGCGGAGCGCGTCTCGCCGCCCTCGTCCGTCAGGTCCGCCTCCACGCGGTAGCGCCACGACATGCCCTGCGCCTTCGCGAGCCGCTCGTCCGCTTCCGGGGTGAACGCCACCGTGAAGCCGCCGTCCTCGCCCACCGTCGCCGTCCCGGAGGCCACCAGCTCCGTGGTGGCCGGGATGCGCTCCCAGAACCACCAGCGCGGCAGCACCGGCTCGCGCGACACGCGCCACTTCACCGCGCCGCGCGTCACCGGCAGGCCGAAGTAGTAGCGGGCCTCGCCCTTGAACGTCGCGCGCCGGTTGAGCCGCAGCGCTTCCGGCGCGTCCTTCAGCGTCACCTCGAAGGTGGGCCGCTTGTACTCCTCCACGCGCACGGCCGCGTAGCCGTTGGGGCTCGTGCGCACCGTCCACTGGCCCAGGGGCCGCCCCGAAGGAATGTCGAACTCGCCCGCCACCGAGCCGAACGTGTTGGTGCGGGCCTCGCGCTTGGACACCTCCTGGCCGTTGGGGTCGATGAGCGACACCGTCACCGCCGAATTTGGCAGGACGCGGTAGCGCTTGGACACCTCCTCCGGACGGTAGGCCACCACCTTCCACAGCAGCTTCTGCTGGGGCCGGTAGACGGCGCGGTCCGTGTAGATGAGCGTCTGGTCCTGCGGGCCCCACTCGTGAGGGGTGGACAGGTACAGCGAGCCCGGGAGCACCATCACGCCCTTGCCCCGGCCAAACACCAGCTCCAGGTCCTCGTAGCGGTTGGCGTCCGTGCCCGTGAGCACCAGGTCGCCGTTCGCGTCGGTGCGGCGGCTGACGATGCTGTAGCGGCGGGTGCTGTAGTCCGACTTCACCAACCGCACCTCCACGTTCGGAGCCCCCGCCCCCGTGGCGCCGTCCACCACGTGGACCTCCGCCTGGTTGGGGTTCGCCTTGCGCACCGTCACCGCCCACGGCGACACGGACATCCGCAGGGAGAGGATCCGGCTGTTCTTCTTCGCGAAGTCCTCACGCGTGGACATCGCGATGATGTACGCGCCCGCCTTGAGCGCCGGCGGGGTCACGAACGTCTGGTGCCGCTGGAAGTCCGGCGTGGGAGGCAGCGCCGCGCTCCACGTGGCCTCCGGCTTGCGCGACGCCACCATGCGGAGCATCTCCTCGGTGGAGGGGAACAGCGACAGGTCCTCGCTGGGCTTCGCGAGCCGGGCCTCCACATCCACCGGGTACGCCCGGAAGTACACCGTGGCCACGTTGCGGTGGCCCACCAGGATGGAGCGCTTGCCCGGCCCGTCCACCTGCATCCCGGTTGCGTAGAGCTCCGGCGCCTCCAGCCTCGCCACCAGCACCGCGCACTGCACGCCACCCACCGACTTCGGCCACGCCTCCGCGCCCGCCTTCGCCAGGGAATGCGCGGTGATGGCGCGGCCCGCCGTCTCCTCCATCTCCGCGAGCTGGTGCTGGCCCTTGGACCACCACGGCACGTCCCGGAAGCCCTTCAGGTGCGCGGCCAGGTGCTCCCGGATCCGCCGCAGGTCCGCGGCGTCCTTGAACGACGTCGACAGCACCTCGTAGCGCCGCAGCCGCGCCTCCAGCGCCGCCTCACGCCGGCCCGCCGCCTGGTGCCAGGCCTCCAGGTCCCCCAACACCGCCGCCACCTTCATCAGCGGGTGCGCGGAAGGGTCCTTCAGCTCCACCTTCGGCGTGCCCTCCAGGAGCGCGCCCAGGTCCAGCCGGTACACGCCCTGCTCCTGCTCCGGGCGCCACAGGTCCGTGTCGTCCAGCGAGTCCACCCACAGGTACGTCACCGCGTCGCGTACCGTGGAGCGGATGCCCTCCGGATACGTGTTCGGCTGGATGTACTCGGACAGCCCCTTCACGGGCTCGGTGCCGAACTTCTGCCGCGACTCCCAGACGGCGGCGTACGTGCGCTGGATCTCCGCCGAAATCTGATCCTTCGTCCACGCCTTCAGGTCCACCGGCCCGGAGGACACCACCTGCTCGCGCTGGCCAATCTCGTAGCTGTACGCCTGCTGGTAGCTCGCGAGCACCGCCGCGTAGAACAGGTGGAGCGTGGCCTGCTGCCGCAGCCCCTCCGGCCAGGGCTGCTCGCGCAGGAAGCGCACCGTCGTCTCATAGCCGTGCAGCCGCGTGCGCAGCTGCACCGTGCGCACCAGCGCGCGCGTCCACTCGTCCGCGTCACCCTGGGCCTTCGCCGCGGCGAGCCGGGCCTCGGCCCCCTGCGCGGCGGACTCGACCTTGTCGTCCTCGACGAGCGCGTCGATGGCCTTCCACGTCGGAGGGGCCTTCGCTGCGGGGGCCGCCACGGACACGGAGGACAGCGCTAGGGACAGCAGACACAGGACGACGGCGGCGGTACGCGGGCGCGGTGGAGAAGACATAGGGGCGGCACTCTAGACGCCGCCCGCGCCCGTGGCGTTCCCTTCGCTGTTTCAGGTCGCCGCAGGCGCCGGGGCCCGGCGCCGCAGCCCCACCACGTAGACCTCCATGCTGGCGCCGCGCGTGGCCTCCGGACGGACGATCTTCACCTCTTCGAAGTGATTGCGCACCTCGTCACGGAAGGCCTCGAAGTCGCCCCCCATGAAGACCTTGGCCACGAACGTGGCGCCGGGCCGGCCGCGCGTGGCGGCCACCTCCAGCGCCTTGCCCGCGAGCCGCAGGCTGCGCGCCTCGTCCGTGCCCTTGATGCCGGACGTCTTGGGCGCCATGTCGGAGATGACCGCGTCGTAGGGACCGTCGTACAGCGCGGCCAGCTTCGCGTCGAAGTCGTCCGCGAGCACGTCCAGCACCGCCGTCGTCACCCACTTCTGGGAGAAGGGCCGGATGGCCGCGATGTCCACGCCGATGACGCGCCCATTCATCCCCACCGCGTCCGCCAATATCTGGAGGAACCCGCCCGGCGCCGCGCCCAGATCCAGCACCGCCGCGCCCTTCTTCACGGACCCGGGGAAGCGCTTGAGGATCTCATCGACCTTGAACGCGGAACGCGCGCGCAGTCCCTCTTGCTTGGCTTTCTGGAAATAGTGGTCTTTAGGACGGTAGGGCTTGCCCATGTCAGAAGCCGTCCCTAGCATCCGCTACTGTCTT
This DNA window, taken from Corallococcus coralloides DSM 2259, encodes the following:
- a CDS encoding SAM-dependent methyltransferase translates to MLGTASDMGKPYRPKDHYFQKAKQEGLRARSAFKVDEILKRFPGSVKKGAAVLDLGAAPGGFLQILADAVGMNGRVIGVDIAAIRPFSQKWVTTAVLDVLADDFDAKLAALYDGPYDAVISDMAPKTSGIKGTDEARSLRLAGKALEVAATRGRPGATFVAKVFMGGDFEAFRDEVRNHFEEVKIVRPEATRGASMEVYVVGLRRRAPAPAAT